The window ATCATGGCGCCAATAGACAGTAAGGAACATGCAAGAGCACTATCCAACTATCAAAAGGTTGTTGACTGTAGCAGCGGCATTAAGAAAGATAATACCTACGCAGCTATGGTTGTTAGAAATGGTAAAAGAGAAAAGCTTATATTGGAACCCAATGAAAAGATGTTAAGTGCTATTAAAAAATATATTCCGAGAAAAGTCATGGCATCTTAATCTAAGGAGAACAAGCTATATTAAAAATTCATTTTTCTGTTGACAAACAGAAGGAATTTTGTTAAACTCTCAAAATATATATACACATCATGATAGAGGTTAGGGACAGGTGTTCCTAATCTTTAATAATATGATTAAACCACAAGAAGTAGGGCTATTACTTATTGTGGTTTAACCGTAATGATATACATTTGCACATTAATCAAGAAATTAGAAAGTGAGGAAATTTACAATGCATAAGATTGTAAGTGAAGGGATAACATTTGATGACGTTTTATTAATACCAGCACATTCCAAGGTGTTACCTAATCAAGTAACCGTATCAACACGATTGACTAAAAAAATACAGTTAAGTATACCATTTATGAGTGCAGGTATGGATACCGTAACCGAATCAAGGATGGCTATAGCAATGGCTCGACAAGGTGGTATTGGTATCATTCACAAAAATATGTCAACCCTACAACAAGCAGATGAAGTTGATAAAGTAAAACGTTCAGAAAACGGTGTTATTACCGATCCTTTTTTCTTATCCCCAGAACACTATGTATATGAAGCGAATGAATTAATGGCGAAATTCAGAATCTCTGGAGTGCCCATTACAGAAGGGAAAAAATTAGTTGGTATCTTAACCAATCGTGACCTTCGATTTGAAACAGACTATAATAAGAAGATAAAAGAAGTTATGACCAGTGAGAATCTTATAACAGCCCCAGTTGGTACAACCCTTAACGAAGCAAAAGAAATCATGGGCGGGCATCGTATCGAAAAACTGCCACTTGTAGACGAAAATGGCAACCTATCCGGACTTATTACCATCAAAGACATTGAGAAAGCAATTAAATACCCCCAATCAGCAAAAGACAGTCAAGGACGTTTACTTGTTGGAGCAGCTGTTGGCGTAACAAATGATATCATGGACCGTGTTGATGCTTTAGTAGAAGCTTCTGTTGATGTGATCGTTATCGATACAGCTCATGGACATTCAGAAGGTGTACTTAATGCAGTAAAAGCTGTAAAAGAAAAGCATCCCGACCTACAAGTTATTGCTGGTAATGTTGCTACAGGGGCAGCAACGAAAGCCCTTATTGAAGCAGGAGCTGATGCAGTTAAAGTGGGTATAGGACCAGGTTCAATCTGTACAACACGTGTTGTAGCAGGTGTAGGGGTTCCCCAAATCACCGCAATCTATGATTGTTCTGAAGTTGCCAAGAAATATGATGTACCTGTCATTGCAGATGGCGGTATTAAATATTCAGGTGATGTGGTTAAAGCCATTGCAGCAGGTGGTTCTGTATGTATGATGGGAAGTCTATTTGCAGGTTGTGAAGAGAGCCCTGGCGATACAGAATTGTATCAAGGTAGAAAGTATAAAGTCTATCGGGGTATGGGATCAGTAGGTGCTATGGAAAAAGGCAGTAAAGACCGTTACTTCCAACAAGATGCTAAGAAACTGGTACCAGAAGGGGTAGAAGGTCGTGTTGCATTCAAAGGATCTGTCGAAGATACCATATTCCAAATGCTTGGTGGTCTTCGAGCAGGTATGGGTTATTGTGGAACAGACTCCATTGATGCTCTTAGAGAGAATGGCAGGTTCACGAAGATATCAAGTGCATCTCTTAAAGAAAGTCATCCACATGACATTCAAATAACAAAAGAAGCACCAAACTATAGCGTACAATAATATAATAGGAAGAAACAGGCTACCATAATGGATGAGAACACTGATGATGAATCAGTACATCCAACATGGTGGCCTTTTTTATTGTTGTATGTAAAATTAGACTTTACACAGACTTTACATTAGGCTCATATTACTTTTACAGGCTCATGTTACATTATATATGTAATCAGCAAGCGACTTCGTCATGTCTTCCCACTGGGAAGATGAATGTCAGAAGAAAAACTTATCTATAAAAAAAAAGAAGTTTCTACATTAAAACAAGAGAAAAATAATGAAAGAAGATAACGGGAGGCTATTTAGAAATGAAAACAAGTAAAAAAATAGTGGCATTAATGTTAACCATAATGATGATCTTTGCTTTTAGCGGATGTGGAAGCAATAAAGAAGAAGACACAGCAAGTAATGATCAAAATAACAATGATACAGCACAAGAGCAGACAAATGATAATAACACAGAAGCAGATAGCGGAAGTGAAACAGAAGATCAAAATAGTGGCAGCGAGGAAGAAGCAATAAGTGGTGAAGTTACTATCTCAGGATCAACATCTGTTGAAAAGATTGGTAATGCACTTGCAGAAGAGTTCATGGCACTTAATCCTGATGTGGTTGTAACATATGAATCCATTGGCTCATCAAATGGTGTTAAAAATGCAAAAGATGGTGTGACAATATTTGGTACAGCATCACGTAATTTAAAAACAAAGGAAAAAGATTGGGGACTTACAGAAGTAACACTTGCATTTGATGGTGTTGCAGTTATTACCCATCCAGATAATACCATTGAAGGTCTCACAAAGGACCAAGTGATGGCAATCTACAAAGGTGAAATTAAGAACTGGAATGAAGTAGGCGGTAAAGATGAGGAAATCGTTGTTGTGTCTAGAGAAGATGGTTCTGGTACAAGAGGTGCATTTGAAGAGATTGTTGATTTTGAAGGTGCATTAACATCAGATGCTATCATTGCTAAAGGTAATGGAAACGTTCAAACAACAGTTGCTAAAAATCCAAAATCCATCGGTTATGTATCTTTTACTTACATTAATGAAACAGTTAAGCCTATGAAGATTGATGGTGTAGAACCTTTATCAGAAAAAGTTATTGCAGGTGAATACGGTATTTCAAGACCATTCTTAATGCTTTACAAAAGTGATAATATGACAAAGGCTGGGGAAGCATTTGAAAAATTTGCACTTAGCACAGAAGGACAAAACATTGTAGAAGAAAAAGGCGGTATCCGCGTTGACTAAATAAAAATCCTTTTTGCTTAATGTTGCACTGTTATTAAACAGTGCAACATAAGTGTGTCTAAAAAAGTAAGCGTGATCTAGACAACATATAGAAGAAAATCAGAGTTTGGTGAGGAGAACTTGATATGGATATGAACGTTAACATCATACAATCGAAGAAAGAAAGTAGTCATCAAGGGATTGTGAAGGGCATGCAGGTAGATAAAAAACGTCAGGTACTGGAGTATGTGGCGAGAAAAATGTTTTTATTGAATGCTTGTATTGCCGTTATTAGTGTTGCTGCGATTACCTTCTTTGTATTTTTTAAGGGGCTACAGCCCTTTTTCTCAGGAAATGCAGAGGGTACTTACTCTCTCGTAGAGTTTTTGACTGGTATGGAGTGGCGACCTAATGATGATTTAAGCCAAGCATTATTTGGTATATTTTATATGATAGCGGGTTCTTTATTGGCTACGATTGGAGCCATTATTGTTGGGGTGCCTATTGGTATCTTGACAGCTGTTTTTATTGCTGAAATTGCTCCGAAAGGTGTTAAGAGGGTTATTCAGCCAGCTGTTGAATTATTAGCAGGTATACCATCAGTTATCTATGGTGTATTTGGATTAGGTATCATTGTACCTAAGATCATGCAAATATCCCCACGAGCTCAGGGTCAATCCTTATTGGCTGTTGTTATCGTATTAGCCATTATGATATTACCCACAGTTATTACCATATCAGAAAGTGCCATTAATGCTGTGCCAAGGTCTTATATAGAAGGGTCTTACGGTCTGGGGGCGTCTAAAATACAGACCATATTTAAAGTTGTCATACCAGCAGCCAAGTCAGGTATCCTGGCTGGTGTTGTATTGGGGATTGGCAGGGCTATCGGTGAGACCATGGCCGTTATGCTGGTAGCAGGTAACCCTATTGCAGGTATACCAACAAGTTTATGGGATCCTATACGACCATTAACCACGAATATTGCTATGGAAATGGGTTATGCCTTTGGTATCCATCAAGAATTGCTTTTTTCTACTGGCGTGGTTTTATTTATCTTTATTATTATATTGAACCTTATACTTAATCGAATAACAGCAAAGGCAGGTGAGCATTAATGCATAGACGTGTAAAAGATAAAATAATGTATGGCATGATTGGTTTAGCTACAGCTTTTACAGTTGGTGTTTTATTATGGATTATTGGTTTTGTTGTTATGAACGGTATTGGACACATTAACTGGGATTTTATTACCTCCAATTATGATTCTCAGACATCCTATGTGACCATGCCCCTTCTAGAGAATAATACAAATAAATTAGGTCTTGAGCTAGATGTTGTGGATTATGAAGATAGTACTTATCCAGTAATCGTTAGCAAGGAATCAGGGTTTCCTTCCGGAGAAATCAGAGATAAAGGCGGTCGTGTTTACAAAATCCAAAAAGGTAATTTGATTAAAAGGATTGGCAAAAAATCCACAGAAAATCAAAGCTTAGAGAGTATATTAGCCAGCATAGATGAACTTGAGGGTCAAGAGGTCCAAGTGAAAATTACAAAAAAAGGCAGGGGTATATACCCTATGCTTATGACCACAATATTAGTTATTTTAGTTGCCTTAGCAGTGGCATGTCCTATTGGTATCTTTGCTGCTATTTACTTAACAGAGTATGCTAAACCTGGAAAGCTTGTACGTATAATACGGTTTGCTACAGAAAGCTTGGCGGGTATACCATCAATTATATACGGTTTATTTGGTATGATTTTTTTTGTGCTCTACTTAAAAATGGATTACTCTTTGTTAGCAGGAGCTTTAACATTAAGTATTATATTACTTCCGGTTATTGTAAGACAGACAGAGGAATCACTAAAAGCCATACCACAGTCCTACCGTGAAGGTTCGTTAGGTCTTGGTGCTAGTAAGTTACAAACCATACGAAAAGTGGTACTGCCTAATGCTTTGTCAGGCATTGTCGTAGCCATTATCCTTAGTATAGGTAGAATTGTGGGTGAATCGGCAGCTCTTCTATTAACGGCAGGTACCATAGCAAAAATACCCAACGGTCTATTATCATCAGGGGCAACCTTAACCGTAAAGGCTTATGCTGTTGCTGAAGAAGAAGGGGATATAGGCATGGCTTGTGCTATCGGTACGATTATTATTGTATTAATCCTTGTACTGAACACATTATCAAAACTTGTATCTAAGAAACTAAAAAAAGCAAATGCTTAATAGAGGTGGAAGAATGAAAAATAATACAAAATTTGATGTAAAGGATTTGGATCTCTATTATGGTGACTTCAAAGCCCTTAAAGCCGTTAATATGGCGATTAATGAAAAGGAAATTACAGCTCTAATCGGTCCATCTGGATGTGGTAAATCAACATTCTTACGTACATTAAACCGCATGAATGACTTAATTGAAGGTGTGCGTGTAGAAGGTTCTATCCGATTAGATGATGAAGATATATATGGTGATATCGATGTGATTAAATTACGCTCAAGAGTAGGCATGGTTTTTCAAAAACCTAATCCTTTTCCTATGAGTATCTTTGATAATATTGCTTATGGACCACGGGCTCATGGGATTAAGAAAAAAAGTCAATTAAATGAAATCGTTGAAAAAAGTTTACGCAGAGCGGCTATATGGGATGAAGTAAAGGACCGGCTTAAAAGAAATGCTCTTGGATTATCTGGTGGTCAACAACAGAGAATCTGTATAGCTAGAGCATTAGCTGTGGAACCAGAAGTATTACTTATGGATGAACCTACCTCAGCTCTTGATCCCATATCCACATTAAAGATAGAAGACTTGGCTACTGAATTGAAGAAGGATTATTCCATTATTATCGTAACACACAATATGCAGCAAGCTGCACGTATATCCGATAAGACAGCTTTCTTCTTGTTAGGCGAGTTACTTGAATATGGTGAAACGGATAAATTGTTTAGTAATCCGGTGAATGAGAAGACAGAAGCGTACATCACAGGGCGTTTTGGTTGATAGACGTACATTTTTAAGAATAGTGAAAGGGTGAAGTGTTAGATGCCAGCGAGATTTGTTTTTGAGCAGAAATTACAACAGTTACATCAAGATTTAATCAAGATGGAGGCAGTTGTTGAAAGATCCTTAGATGATGCTATTAAAGCATTGAAAAAACAGGATGTTGAGCTTGCTAAAGAAGTTATTAAGCGAGATGATGAGATTGACCGGATGGAGTTAGTCTTGGAGAAGGAATGTCTATTACTTATTGTTAGACAGCAGCCCATGGCGGCAGACCTTAGAGATATTGCAGCGGTACTTAAGATTATTACAGATCTTGAGCGAATAGGTGATCACTGTACAGATATTTCAGAGTATACCATTAGATTAGCCAATGAAAAGTATGTTAAACCATTAGTGCACATACCTGAGATGGCTGAAGAAGTGAAGAAGATGATTAAAGATACCATTGATAGTTGTGTTAATAAAGACATTGAACTTGCAAAAGATGTATGTGCTAGAGATGACCGTATTGATAATTATTTTGATACCATAGTTGAGGAGCTTACAACCATTATGGCATCTAATCCAGATGTGGTTAAGCAATGTACGGATTTCTTGTTCATTGTCAAGTACCTTGAACGTATGGGAGACCATGCCACCAACATCGCAGAATGGATAATTTTCACAGTTACTGGAGAACATATATAGAAACATTGGATTTTCCCCCCTCATAAATAATTGCTAAATTTTTAGCAATTATTTATGCTATAAAGAGATGTTCGATAGATTGCATAATGATGATTTTGGAAAATTATGTTATACTATCAATAATCACATGACCAGATAGGGAATGAACAAAGGAGGTGTATTCTATGGGCAAAGGAAGAATACTTATTGTTGATGACGAAGTCCATATTTTAGAGTTATTACGCTACAATCTAGAAAGTAATGGTTATCAGGTGGTAGAAGCGGATACAGGCGAAAGCGCTCTAGCCATATTAGAGCATACACATGTGGAACTTGTGCTTTTGGACTTAATGCTTCCAGGTATAGATGGTTTGGAAGTCCTTAGGAAAATTAGGCAATCTGAAGAATTAACCCATTTACCTGTGATCATGCTTACAGCTAAAAATAAAGAGTTTGATACAGTGATTGGCCTTGAATTAGGTGCTGATGATTATATAGGGAAACCTTTTGGTGTGCATGAATTATTAGCTAGAATAAAAGCTGTTAGGCGTAGGGCAAAAGAAGTAGCTGCGCCAAAAGAATCAGGGCAAGATGATACCTTAGAAATAGATGATCTAACCATTAATAAATCCACTCATGAAGTCATCATTAGAGGTGAACATCTAGAGTTACCCCTTAAAGAATTTGAGCTATTAACTTTATTAGCCAGTAATCGAGGTCGGGTATTTGACCGAGAGTATCTGCTGGAAAAAATATGGGGTTATGATTATTATGGTGAAACACGTACAGTGGATGTTCATATTCGAAGTCTTAGAAAGAAATTAGAGTTAGATGATAAGAATCCAAAGCATATAAAAACCGTCAGAGGTGTAGGTTATAAATATAAGTAGATTGGTATGATTTTACCAAGTGATGATGTATCTGTCATAGCTTGGTAACGGGTATACCCTTAATGCTAAGCAAAGGATGTGAATGCATGCAAAAAAAACTCATGACCACCTATTTATTCATTATATCTGTTACCATGGTTGTTGCAATCATTATATCATGGCACAAAGGTAATGAACATATACAAGAAACCATACAAAAGGATACGCAGGTACAGGGTATCCTTCTATTAGAATTGCTAAAGAAAGAGCCAGAAGGTGAAGCCATTGATTTTCAAGCTTATGCAAACTGGTATGCAGAACAAGCAAATGTACGGCTCACGATTATAGATAAGGAGGGAACCGTGGTTGCTGATTCCGATGAAGATTATCAAGTAATGGATAACCATGCATATCGAGATGAAGTAGCTGAGGCTCTAAAGGGAAGAACAGTCTCACGGATTCGCTATAGCAAAACCATTGGAATCCCTTATCTCTATACAGCCATGCCCATGGATTTAGCAAATTTTGATGGTGTTTTACGTATATCTGTTCCCTTAACAACCGTTAAAAATAGTGCGATGGAAATGGTACGTTATGTATTATATGGTATTTTGATTGGAGCAATTATTGCTATTGTCGTTGCTTTTCTTGTAACAAGGCGATTTATGGAACCTCTAAAAGAGTTAACAGATGCTGCAACACGTATATCTGAAGGTGATTATGATAATAAAATTTACATGCGTCATAACGATGAGCGAGGAAAACTGGCTCATGCTTTCAATGAAATGACCATTAAGTTAAAGTTAAATATGTGGAATCTAAGAAAAAGAAATGAGGAGTTTGAAGCGGTTTTAAGCAGTATGATTAACGGTCTAATTGCTGTCGATGAGCAATATCATGTTTTTCTTGCCAACGAACAGGCTAAAGCCATATTAGGTGTTGAGGGTTCGTTACTTGATAAATCCATATATGAAGTCATCCGTAATACAACCATCTACCATGTACTAGAAAAATCCATAGAACAACAAGAATACATTGTTGATGATACCATTATTGCAGATGAAAAAGAGAGGGTTATTCGGGTCTATGCTAACCCCATCTATAAACACAAAAGTGCCAGCAGAACTTTAGGAACCTTATTAGTCATCCAAGATGTTACCGATATACGCAAGCTTGAGACCATGCGAAAGGATTTTGTGTCCAATGTTACCCATGAACTGAATACACCTTTAACATCCATTAGAGGCTTTGTGGATACCTTAAAGCATGGTGCAATCAGTGATGAAAAGATTGCAAATCGATTCCTAGATATTATTGATATTGAAACGGAACGTTTATCGTTATTAATTCAAGATATATTATCCCTATCTGCTATCGAAAGCACGGATCAGGATAAGCGGGTTGATGAATATGATATTAAAGAGATTATTGATGAAGTCCTTGATATTTTAGAGCCCAAAATAAAAAAGAAGAATATTGAGATCATTAATGATATTAATCAAGGGTTGACCTACAGGTGTAATCGTGATCGTATTAAGCAATTGTTTATTAATTTATTAGATAATGCCATTAAATATACGGAAAAAGGGCAAGTCGGCATAACGTGTTCTCGTGATGAACAAGGGTTGAAGATTGATATATGGGACACAGGTATAGGCATTGAAGAAGAACATATTCCTCGTCTTTTTGAGCGGTTTTATCGTGTGGATAAGGGACGTTCAAGGAACATGGGTGGAACAGGATTAGGTTTATCCATTGTGAAGCATATTGTGGAGTTGTATAAGGGGCGTATAGATGTGGTTAGTCGTGTGGGGGAAGGTAGTCGGTTTGTTATTTTTTTGCCGTATGGTGAGGTGAATGAATAAAAGATTTATGTTAGATTGTGATAAGTGATAGGTTATGTGCAAGACGTTCGTAGATGGATAGGTATTAATTAATAGACTTCCGTTAAATAATGTAAGACATACTAAGCCCATAGCTAGGTCCATAGCTAAAACTTAAGAACTCCCTACGGTCAGACACTTAAGTTTCTTAACGCAATGGACCTAGCTATGGGCTAAGAATGTCTAGTCATTATTTAAAAGTCGCTATTAATTAATACCTATCCATCTACTAGTGTGGTGCCAATAGTTTCTTTGGGATATATAGATGATAAGTACTCACTATAGGTTTATAGGTACGCTCTTAAAGAAAAAATATAGCTTATCTTATGTACTAGCCTAGTAGATGTATGACATACTGGAAATACGTGATTTTTAAAGCATTAAATAGAAACACTTAATGAATGCTAAGTGAATTACCGTTAAGAAACTTAAGTGTCTGACCGTAGGGAGTTCTTAAGTTTTAGGTAATTAACTTAGTATGAATTTAGTGTTTCTTTAATGCTTTAATATGAACGTGTTTCCAGTATGTCATACACCTACGGCAATATGACAAGAAAAAAACTAATACATCCAAACATCAAACTATATCCATGTAAGTAAAATCAATTTTAAATCTTAGTAAATTAATTCTTGAAAATAAAATAATACTTGATTTTATATCAAAAGTATACTATAATTTTAGACATTGACGCAACCGTTTGCACAACAAGTAATAATTAGGTGGGTGAAAGACGTGAAAGAGTATTTTAAAATTGATGAATGGCTTATTATAGAAGATGGATTTGACCCTGACTATAACCGCGTTGCAGAGAGCGCAATGAGCCTTGGTAATGGACACATGGGTATGCGTGGTAACTTTGAAGAAACATACTCCGGTGATAGCCTTAGAGGAACTTATTATGCTGGTATCTATTATCCAGATAAAACCAAAGTGGGATGGTGGAAAAATGGCTATCCAGAATGGTTTGCAAAGGTACTTAATGGTACCAATGTTCTGGGAATTGGTGTGCACATTAATGGATTAGAACTGGATTTGGCAACATGCGAAGTCTATGATTTTAAACGTGTGCTTA is drawn from Vallitalea pronyensis and contains these coding sequences:
- the guaB gene encoding IMP dehydrogenase, with product MHKIVSEGITFDDVLLIPAHSKVLPNQVTVSTRLTKKIQLSIPFMSAGMDTVTESRMAIAMARQGGIGIIHKNMSTLQQADEVDKVKRSENGVITDPFFLSPEHYVYEANELMAKFRISGVPITEGKKLVGILTNRDLRFETDYNKKIKEVMTSENLITAPVGTTLNEAKEIMGGHRIEKLPLVDENGNLSGLITIKDIEKAIKYPQSAKDSQGRLLVGAAVGVTNDIMDRVDALVEASVDVIVIDTAHGHSEGVLNAVKAVKEKHPDLQVIAGNVATGAATKALIEAGADAVKVGIGPGSICTTRVVAGVGVPQITAIYDCSEVAKKYDVPVIADGGIKYSGDVVKAIAAGGSVCMMGSLFAGCEESPGDTELYQGRKYKVYRGMGSVGAMEKGSKDRYFQQDAKKLVPEGVEGRVAFKGSVEDTIFQMLGGLRAGMGYCGTDSIDALRENGRFTKISSASLKESHPHDIQITKEAPNYSVQ
- a CDS encoding phosphate ABC transporter substrate-binding protein, which codes for MKTSKKIVALMLTIMMIFAFSGCGSNKEEDTASNDQNNNDTAQEQTNDNNTEADSGSETEDQNSGSEEEAISGEVTISGSTSVEKIGNALAEEFMALNPDVVVTYESIGSSNGVKNAKDGVTIFGTASRNLKTKEKDWGLTEVTLAFDGVAVITHPDNTIEGLTKDQVMAIYKGEIKNWNEVGGKDEEIVVVSREDGSGTRGAFEEIVDFEGALTSDAIIAKGNGNVQTTVAKNPKSIGYVSFTYINETVKPMKIDGVEPLSEKVIAGEYGISRPFLMLYKSDNMTKAGEAFEKFALSTEGQNIVEEKGGIRVD
- the pstC gene encoding phosphate ABC transporter permease subunit PstC, which encodes MDMNVNIIQSKKESSHQGIVKGMQVDKKRQVLEYVARKMFLLNACIAVISVAAITFFVFFKGLQPFFSGNAEGTYSLVEFLTGMEWRPNDDLSQALFGIFYMIAGSLLATIGAIIVGVPIGILTAVFIAEIAPKGVKRVIQPAVELLAGIPSVIYGVFGLGIIVPKIMQISPRAQGQSLLAVVIVLAIMILPTVITISESAINAVPRSYIEGSYGLGASKIQTIFKVVIPAAKSGILAGVVLGIGRAIGETMAVMLVAGNPIAGIPTSLWDPIRPLTTNIAMEMGYAFGIHQELLFSTGVVLFIFIIILNLILNRITAKAGEH
- the pstA gene encoding phosphate ABC transporter permease PstA — protein: MHRRVKDKIMYGMIGLATAFTVGVLLWIIGFVVMNGIGHINWDFITSNYDSQTSYVTMPLLENNTNKLGLELDVVDYEDSTYPVIVSKESGFPSGEIRDKGGRVYKIQKGNLIKRIGKKSTENQSLESILASIDELEGQEVQVKITKKGRGIYPMLMTTILVILVALAVACPIGIFAAIYLTEYAKPGKLVRIIRFATESLAGIPSIIYGLFGMIFFVLYLKMDYSLLAGALTLSIILLPVIVRQTEESLKAIPQSYREGSLGLGASKLQTIRKVVLPNALSGIVVAIILSIGRIVGESAALLLTAGTIAKIPNGLLSSGATLTVKAYAVAEEEGDIGMACAIGTIIIVLILVLNTLSKLVSKKLKKANA
- the pstB gene encoding phosphate ABC transporter ATP-binding protein PstB, with amino-acid sequence MKNNTKFDVKDLDLYYGDFKALKAVNMAINEKEITALIGPSGCGKSTFLRTLNRMNDLIEGVRVEGSIRLDDEDIYGDIDVIKLRSRVGMVFQKPNPFPMSIFDNIAYGPRAHGIKKKSQLNEIVEKSLRRAAIWDEVKDRLKRNALGLSGGQQQRICIARALAVEPEVLLMDEPTSALDPISTLKIEDLATELKKDYSIIIVTHNMQQAARISDKTAFFLLGELLEYGETDKLFSNPVNEKTEAYITGRFG
- the phoU gene encoding phosphate signaling complex protein PhoU, coding for MPARFVFEQKLQQLHQDLIKMEAVVERSLDDAIKALKKQDVELAKEVIKRDDEIDRMELVLEKECLLLIVRQQPMAADLRDIAAVLKIITDLERIGDHCTDISEYTIRLANEKYVKPLVHIPEMAEEVKKMIKDTIDSCVNKDIELAKDVCARDDRIDNYFDTIVEELTTIMASNPDVVKQCTDFLFIVKYLERMGDHATNIAEWIIFTVTGEHI
- a CDS encoding response regulator; protein product: MGKGRILIVDDEVHILELLRYNLESNGYQVVEADTGESALAILEHTHVELVLLDLMLPGIDGLEVLRKIRQSEELTHLPVIMLTAKNKEFDTVIGLELGADDYIGKPFGVHELLARIKAVRRRAKEVAAPKESGQDDTLEIDDLTINKSTHEVIIRGEHLELPLKEFELLTLLASNRGRVFDREYLLEKIWGYDYYGETRTVDVHIRSLRKKLELDDKNPKHIKTVRGVGYKYK
- the pnpS gene encoding two-component system histidine kinase PnpS — encoded protein: MQKKLMTTYLFIISVTMVVAIIISWHKGNEHIQETIQKDTQVQGILLLELLKKEPEGEAIDFQAYANWYAEQANVRLTIIDKEGTVVADSDEDYQVMDNHAYRDEVAEALKGRTVSRIRYSKTIGIPYLYTAMPMDLANFDGVLRISVPLTTVKNSAMEMVRYVLYGILIGAIIAIVVAFLVTRRFMEPLKELTDAATRISEGDYDNKIYMRHNDERGKLAHAFNEMTIKLKLNMWNLRKRNEEFEAVLSSMINGLIAVDEQYHVFLANEQAKAILGVEGSLLDKSIYEVIRNTTIYHVLEKSIEQQEYIVDDTIIADEKERVIRVYANPIYKHKSASRTLGTLLVIQDVTDIRKLETMRKDFVSNVTHELNTPLTSIRGFVDTLKHGAISDEKIANRFLDIIDIETERLSLLIQDILSLSAIESTDQDKRVDEYDIKEIIDEVLDILEPKIKKKNIEIINDINQGLTYRCNRDRIKQLFINLLDNAIKYTEKGQVGITCSRDEQGLKIDIWDTGIGIEEEHIPRLFERFYRVDKGRSRNMGGTGLGLSIVKHIVELYKGRIDVVSRVGEGSRFVIFLPYGEVNE